The stretch of DNA ACACTGGATGTGGCCAGCCCCATGCGGTCCGACATCTGAGAGTAGGAGTCGGCGACATCAATGATGGAACGGACCGAAGCAGCGCCCACTGCAACCGCAAGTGCATTCTTGATCAGGGCGCCTGCACTCTGCGCGCTATCCGCCGCCCGATCGAAGCTCTCGTCAATTCGGGAGAGGCTGCGATCGATCGCCGTGGCGCCCTGGGCAACAGTTGATTCAGCCCTCGCAATCTCCGACCGAAGCTGAGCAGTAGTCGCCTCAATTCGAACCAGCATCCCCTGGATGTCTGAATCTGCCATGCCGATCTCCAGGCAAGAAAAAGCCCAGCATCGCTGGGCTCAAGAACAATGATGACTGCATTCAGTCAGGGCTTCTGTTGGCCTTATTCGCAGCATCGGTAAGTTTTTTGACTCTCTTTTCAAGCCGTGCTTGTTGCTTCTCCGGATCATAAAGATGACGGAGAAAGAGAGTCGCACCTCCAAGCACCAGGGCAGCAGCAACGCCAAAAATTACAAACGCAGCGCCTCCAGCGACAACGACTGTCGCGATTACCCCAAGCATCCAAGGTGCTATCAGGACAATGATTACAAGAAGCGCCAATAGAATAAGTAGCTGCATGGATCCATCCCCAATCGAAATCGGGGAATAGGATACCTGCCGACGTCAACTCAAGCAGCTTTTCTGCCCGTCAACGCCTGCCGGAGCTTATCCGCAACGGTGGATGGCTTCGGCTTATCCTGCTGGCCCGATTTCTTACCTCCGCCGAATGGATTGGTCATCTGCACCCACTCGAGCCTGGCGTCCATCGCCATGAACAGCTCAGGCAGCGGGGTGATCCAAGCCACATCCGGCGCCCAGCCCAACCACCCGGTGGCGATAGCATACAGCCGGTCGACGTAGCTGCCGTCCTCGACGACGCTTACGCCGTCCCGGCTTGGTCGTTTCCCGGCGCATCGGCGCCTCGGGGGTTGTAGAGGGCTTTCAAGTACTTGTTCAGCTCCACCGATACGTCGAGCACGCCAGCCTGCCAGACCTTCTCAGTTATGGCGTCCGCCGCCTTGCCTTCCAGGCCAGCGCCTGCGGCAAGAATAATTGCGCATCCTTCCACGCTCAGCGCATTGATAGTTTGCGAGGCGCCACGCAGACCTCCGAAGCGGTTTTCGATCGCCCTCACCGCCTTGAGGGTGGGTCGAAGGGTGATTTCCTCATCGCCCAGCTTCACGGTCATGGTGCCGTGCAGGGTATTGTTCATCGCTCAGTCCTGTGAGGCCGGGGCCGGAGCCCCAGCACGGTTATGGGGTTACCGGAGCCGGCAGCAGCTCGAGGATGTCCGAGTTGATGCCGATGGTGACGTTGCGGCGCACGACGTTGTCGGCGGAACCAGGTGCAACGGTGTTGTTCATCACCTTGCCGCGGTAGTAGAAGGTGGTCGGCTTGATCGCCGGCGAGGCATCTGGATCACCGTCGTTGAGGGTGATCTTGATGTTGTAGTCGCCCTTGCTGCGATCCTTGTGCGCGGTCTTGATGGCAGCCTGACCAGCGTCGCCGTTGTCCAGGCCCACGGTCAGGGTCAGATCGCCGGCATCGGCGGTGCCCTTGTACTTGCGCACGCGGCCATTCTTCAGCGAGGTGAAAGTCACGCTGCTAAAGGTATCGCCGAACTCGCCCAGGTCTTCGATCTCGCCCACTTCGACGTAGGTGTCGGCTTCGTATTCGGTCTGGGTGTCCGCGCCGGTCTTACCGCCAATGAAGAAGCGGCAGCCGGCGGCTGTGTTGAGGTTGTCGTCGGCCATGGGGGTTCCTCCAAAGGCACATTGGATAAAAGCCGCGGCGCGGCCGGTGGGTGATTCAGTGGGTGGTGATCACGCGAACGGTGATCGAGCCCTGGTAAGTGATGCCGTCGGCGTCGCGCTGGGCATCGGCCTGCTCGATCCGGACGGATACCGCGCGCCCCACCTCCAGCGGCAGCCGCCGCTCGTCCAGCGCGGCGATGATCTCGCCGTTGATGCGCTTGACCTCAGCCTGGCCGTTCGCATCGGACCAGACTGACAGGTAGATCAGGCGCTGCTCTCGCTTCCTGCCGGCAATGGGGCTGGCATTCACCGAGATTTCACGATCGATAGAAACGTATGGCATGGGCGCATTGAGGCCTGCCCCGTCGTAGATCGGGCAGCTGACCTCGGCCTGGAGCCTGGCGAAGAGCGCTTTCTGCAGGGCAAGCGATGGATCAGGCATTTCCTACCCCCTGGCTTGCCTTGCGCAGCGTGCGGCGCACTGCGGCCTCGATATCGGCCATCACATACTCCCGGTTGACCTGCATCGACGGGCGAAGCCATGGGTGGGCTGGCCGGGCCGGAATGTCGGGGTACTTACCGAAGAAGTGCGTACCGTCGCTCTTGTTGGTGGCCTTTCGGTTACGATTCCCAGCGCGCTTACCGCCGAGGTAGCCTTTGGTTCCATACTCGATGAAGCGCAGATAGAAGAACTTCCTGTTGTCGCGTTTGCCGCGGATGCCGATCTGAGCATCCAGGCCGCTCGGTGAGACATAGACTTTCAAGGCCGCCGCCGCCGCCCCGGTATCCTTTGGCATCAGTTGCCGCTGGGTCTCCAGGATGCGATTCGCAGCCTCCTGCATCGCCGGCTGCAGCTCGTTGTCCATCGTCTTGTGGATGTTGCGCAGCGTCCGGCGCAACCGGATGTCGCCGCGAATGCTGGAGCGCCGCGCCATGGATCACTCCTTGGCCTGGGCGGCCTTCGCAGGTTTCTCCACAGCCGGGTCCGCTTCCGTTACCTCTACCGCGTAGCCGCGGGCGATCAGCCCATCGCCATACGCCTTCTCCACGACGAAGATTTCACCCTTCTCGCGCTCACCGGAGGCCCCAGTGAGCGGGCCCAGTGCTTGAATTTTCATGATTCACCTCATGGGTTTGGGACGCTGGAGCACAGCAGCCGCAGCATGTCCCGTTCGTTGTTGAGTAGAGCAGCCTCGACCTTGTAGGTGATGCCGGTGCGCTTCTCAGTCAGCCGCCAGCCGGCGGCAATGTCCGACCGAGGCCGAATGCGAATTTCAGCGCTGATGACAGCCTCGATCTGCTCGGCCACAGGCGACATCCTTCCCGTGGGCATGGCCACTTCTGCCCACACCTCACCAGCTGGCAACCAGGCGAGATCAAAGCCACCCGAGTCGTTCTGAACCCGGTCCTCATATGCGAGGCGACAGCGGTGCCGCATTGGGCCGGCTCTCATACGTTCACCCAACGATGCGGGCGCCAGAGAGCGTTGGTCGCCAATGGCAGCTCTGTCGCGATGGTCCCGGTGGCCACAGCCTCACGGTTTGCGTACCAGTGGCCGATCAGCAGCAGCGCTCCCTGGCGAATTGCCTTGGTGATCGCAAGCGCGTTGCCAACCGGATCAGGCAGCGGATCGCCCTCGGCAACCAATGATCGGTTGGTCCAGAGCTCAAAGGAGCTGATGGCGGCGTCGGTGTACCCCTGAATCAGGGTGTCCTCGTCGTCGCCATCGACCTTCAAATGCACCTTGACCAGGTCAAGATCAATCATTTTTCGGAACCAGGGCCTGCAAGGCAGGCTTGAGCAGGCCGGCATCGAATTCAATGTTGTTGGCGGTGAGCCACTCCTTGAGCTTCGGCACTGTCATTTTGAGGGGGTCGGTTTCGTTCTCGGCTTCCTTCTGCAACAGAATCGCCGCGTCGATCTCTTCTTGCGAGCTGCGCGAGTTGTAGCCTGTCGGCGGGTAGCTCGCGGCGGGATAGCCAGCCTCTACCCACTCGGCCACCGTAGGACCGTCTTCGAGCAGCATCGGCCCACTCTGGCGTTCGAGGTACTCGGCCACGCCCAGGTGCTCCACCGCCACCAGCGCGCAGCGCTCCGACACGTCCTGTTCGCCGGCCTGAAACTCGACCACCTGATTGCCGTCCACGGCGAACGGAAAAGGCTTTTTCACGAGAATGATTGGCATAAATCCTCCGAAGAATGGGCGCCCGGAGGCGCCCGCCCGATCAGGCAGCGCTCAGGGTCAGAACCTTGATCGCCTGGGAGTCGACGAGCATGCCGCCGACGCGCTTGGTGGTGTAAAAGCCCACGTTCGGCTTGTTGGTGTACGGATCACGCAGCACCCGGGTGCCGATGCGATCGACGATGGTGTAACCGCGCTTGAAGTCGCCGAAGGACACCGCATTCGCGTCAGCAGCCCGCTCTGGCATGTCCTCGTTCTCAACGATGCCGTAGCTGAGCAACGTGGACGGCTGGCCAAGGGTCAAGCCGGGTTGCCAAATGTAGTCGCCACGCTCGTCCTTGAGCTTGCGCACGTAGGAGACCGTGAGGTTCGACATCATGAAACGAGCGTTCGCCCGATAGCCGGCCTTCAGCGCGTGCACCAGGTCGATCAGGTTGTCGGCGGTCAGCCCACCAGCGACACCAGAGATCAGCTTCTGTAGCTTCCCGAACGCTCGGACTTTATCGGTCTCGGTGGTCAGGTCGTAAGCCAGATAGCCTTTCGGCTTGTTCGAGCCGTTGCCGAGGGTGAAAGCGCTTCCCTCCTTCTCCGAGAACTCGCGGGCGACCTCATCCCCCAGCCAGCCTTCGGCGTTGAAGAAGATGTCGTCCAGGCTTGTCTGAGTGGCTTGAGGGTTGGCGTAGAGCTCTCCCATGAAAGCCGAAATCTGCCCGAGGGTAGGAGTGCCAGTTGCTGGACGCGGATCGATTTCGCCGACCCAGCCAGAACCGGCGCCGCCCAGGCTGACCAAGCGCTTGTAGTCAGGCGAGCCGACGGTGATCTGATTGCACACCTGACGCATGGGAGAGGTGTCCTTCAGCAGCTCGATGATGTTGCGGTCCAGCTCCTCCGGCACCGCGTAGCCACCGTCGGCGTCGCTGCCGATCTGGAGCGCCTTGGCCTGCAGGTCGCCCAGGCCGGTATCGACGCCTTTGCGAACGAACTGCATGAAGGCGGTCTTGTGCTCGCTCGCGGCCTTGGTTCCGGAGCCATCAGGTCGCTTCAGATCGGCCAGTTCCTTCTCGAGAGCTGACTTGAGCTCGTCAAGCTCACCCAGCTTCTCGTTCAGCGTGTCTACCTGGCCGGAGAGTTTGCCTTTCTCGGCCTCCAGGCCTTCGATGCGCTTGTCATTCTTTTCCTTGAATTCGTCGAACTTCTTGCCCAGGGCATCGGCGACTTCTTTGATGTCTTTTTCTTCAACGGCCATGAGAGGCTCCTTCAATGCGGTCAATAAGGGATTTCAAGTGATTGAGTGATGCGTCGGCACCCGCCTCTCGCGGTGAAACTGCGCCATAGCCCTTAGCCATAAAGGCCTTGGCTTGGGAGCCAGAAAACCCTACCTCTCGCAGGGCTCGCTCCACTTTGCTGGGCGGCGGGGTTTCGCCGCGGGCCAGCAGAGATTTCACATCGGTGATCCGGGCCTCGTCGTTGGCCGGGAAGGTGACCAGGGACAACTCCCAAAGGTCGATCTGTTTCAGAATCCAGACGCCCTTTTCCTTGTCGTACTCGTAGTCGTCCAGCATGTAGCCGATGGACGTGCCGGTCAGGCTGCCGGCCTTCATGTGAGCATGGGCGCGCTTGGCAAGAGGATCGTCTTCGATGAGCAAT from Pseudomonas putida encodes:
- a CDS encoding head-tail adaptor protein, giving the protein MRAGPMRHRCRLAYEDRVQNDSGGFDLAWLPAGEVWAEVAMPTGRMSPVAEQIEAVISAEIRIRPRSDIAAGWRLTEKRTGITYKVEAALLNNERDMLRLLCSSVPNP
- a CDS encoding DUF3168 domain-containing protein; this translates as MPDPSLALQKALFARLQAEVSCPIYDGAGLNAPMPYVSIDREISVNASPIAGRKREQRLIYLSVWSDANGQAEVKRINGEIIAALDERRLPLEVGRAVSVRIEQADAQRDADGITYQGSITVRVITTH
- a CDS encoding phage major capsid protein — encoded protein: MAVEEKDIKEVADALGKKFDEFKEKNDKRIEGLEAEKGKLSGQVDTLNEKLGELDELKSALEKELADLKRPDGSGTKAASEHKTAFMQFVRKGVDTGLGDLQAKALQIGSDADGGYAVPEELDRNIIELLKDTSPMRQVCNQITVGSPDYKRLVSLGGAGSGWVGEIDPRPATGTPTLGQISAFMGELYANPQATQTSLDDIFFNAEGWLGDEVAREFSEKEGSAFTLGNGSNKPKGYLAYDLTTETDKVRAFGKLQKLISGVAGGLTADNLIDLVHALKAGYRANARFMMSNLTVSYVRKLKDERGDYIWQPGLTLGQPSTLLSYGIVENEDMPERAADANAVSFGDFKRGYTIVDRIGTRVLRDPYTNKPNVGFYTTKRVGGMLVDSQAIKVLTLSAA
- a CDS encoding HK97-gp10 family putative phage morphogenesis protein, whose protein sequence is MARRSSIRGDIRLRRTLRNIHKTMDNELQPAMQEAANRILETQRQLMPKDTGAAAAALKVYVSPSGLDAQIGIRGKRDNRKFFYLRFIEYGTKGYLGGKRAGNRNRKATNKSDGTHFFGKYPDIPARPAHPWLRPSMQVNREYVMADIEAAVRRTLRKASQGVGNA
- a CDS encoding head-tail connector protein, with product MIDLDLVKVHLKVDGDDEDTLIQGYTDAAISSFELWTNRSLVAEGDPLPDPVGNALAITKAIRQGALLLIGHWYANREAVATGTIATELPLATNALWRPHRWVNV
- a CDS encoding HK97 family phage prohead protease, with product MQTKQRLDRPLTIKSVSETGEFEGYGSVFGVEDSYGDVVVRGAFEASLAKWKEKGRLPAMLWQHNMSEPIGIYTEMREDDVGLFFRGRLLIEDDPLAKRAHAHMKAGSLTGTSIGYMLDDYEYDKEKGVWILKQIDLWELSLVTFPANDEARITDVKSLLARGETPPPSKVERALREVGFSGSQAKAFMAKGYGAVSPREAGADASLNHLKSLIDRIEGASHGR
- a CDS encoding HeH/LEM domain-containing protein, which translates into the protein MPIILVKKPFPFAVDGNQVVEFQAGEQDVSERCALVAVEHLGVAEYLERQSGPMLLEDGPTVAEWVEAGYPAASYPPTGYNSRSSQEEIDAAILLQKEAENETDPLKMTVPKLKEWLTANNIEFDAGLLKPALQALVPKND